The Mycobacterium sp. 3519A genome contains a region encoding:
- a CDS encoding TIGR03857 family LLM class F420-dependent oxidoreductase: MRPVLDELGYYLLAGAGGEGPATLMDEARRGEEMGFGTAFISERWNVKEASSLVGAACAVTNRMQIATAATNHNTRHPLITGSWATTMHRLSGGRFTLGLGRGIAAMYAAFGISAVTTAQMEDFANVMRRLWRGEVIFNHDGPIGNYQVLFLDPDFREDIRLALVAFGPQTLALGGRVFDDVILHTYFTPDTLQRCVKTVKDAAEKAGRDPDSVRVWSCFATVGDHLPEELRLKKTVARLATYLQGYGDLLVKTNGWDPAVLQRFREDSVVTSIPGGIDHKASAEQIEHIAGLIPDEWLEPSATGSAQQCVERIRKEFDYGADAVIMHGATPDELEPIVDAYRVSR; the protein is encoded by the coding sequence GTGAGACCTGTACTCGACGAACTGGGCTACTACTTGTTGGCCGGTGCCGGCGGCGAGGGTCCTGCCACGTTGATGGACGAGGCTCGGCGCGGCGAAGAAATGGGCTTCGGCACCGCGTTCATCTCGGAGCGATGGAACGTCAAGGAAGCGTCATCGCTCGTCGGCGCCGCCTGTGCGGTCACCAACCGGATGCAAATCGCCACCGCCGCAACGAATCACAACACCCGACACCCGCTGATCACGGGTTCGTGGGCGACCACCATGCATCGTCTCTCCGGCGGACGGTTCACCCTCGGCCTTGGCCGCGGTATCGCGGCGATGTACGCGGCGTTCGGCATCTCGGCGGTGACCACGGCGCAGATGGAGGACTTCGCCAACGTCATGCGCCGACTGTGGCGCGGCGAGGTGATCTTCAACCACGACGGGCCGATCGGCAACTACCAGGTGCTGTTCCTCGATCCCGATTTCCGCGAGGACATCCGGTTGGCGCTCGTGGCGTTCGGTCCTCAGACTCTGGCGCTGGGCGGGCGGGTCTTCGACGACGTCATCCTGCACACCTACTTCACGCCCGATACGCTGCAGCGCTGCGTGAAGACGGTGAAAGACGCCGCGGAGAAAGCGGGCCGCGATCCCGACAGCGTGCGGGTGTGGTCCTGCTTCGCGACCGTCGGTGATCATCTGCCCGAGGAACTGCGGTTGAAGAAGACCGTGGCCCGGTTGGCGACCTATCTGCAGGGCTACGGCGATCTGCTGGTGAAGACCAACGGCTGGGATCCCGCTGTGCTGCAACGCTTCCGAGAGGACTCCGTCGTCACCTCGATTCCCGGCGGCATCGACCACAAGGCCAGCGCAGAGCAGATCGAGCACATCGCCGGATTGATCCCTGACGAATGGTTGGAGCCGTCAGCCACCGGGTCAGCGCAGCAGTGCGTCGAGCGGATCCGCAAGGAGTTCGACTACGGCGCAGACGCGGTCATCATGCACGGCGCCACTCCCGACGAACTCGAACCGATCGTCGACGCCTACCGCGTGAGCCGGTGA